A window from Thiomonas sp. FB-Cd encodes these proteins:
- the dapA gene encoding 4-hydroxy-tetrahydrodipicolinate synthase has product MNPITGSIVALVTPMLDDGSVDFDSLRRLIDWHIAEGTDCIGVVGTTGESPTVNVKEHGDIIRVAVEQAAGRVPVMAGAGANSTAEAIELSHFCKEVGADCTLQVVPYYNKPTQEGIYRHFRAIAESVDIPMVLYNVPGRTVADMLPETALRLAEVPNIVGIKEASGHIDRSAQILRRAPKGFAVYSGDDPSAVATMLLGGHGNVSVTANVVPRLMHDLCVAAIAGRAQDAAQLHFKLMDLNRLLFVEPNPIPVKWALAAMGKMGGAIRLPLTPLSSHHDELRAALADLGIPVLH; this is encoded by the coding sequence ATGAACCCCATTACCGGCAGCATCGTGGCCTTGGTCACACCCATGCTTGACGACGGCAGCGTCGATTTCGACAGCCTTCGCAGGCTCATCGATTGGCATATCGCCGAAGGCACCGATTGCATCGGTGTGGTTGGCACCACGGGTGAATCGCCCACCGTCAACGTCAAGGAACACGGCGACATCATCCGGGTGGCGGTCGAACAGGCCGCAGGGCGCGTGCCCGTCATGGCGGGTGCCGGTGCCAACTCCACGGCCGAGGCCATCGAGTTGTCACACTTTTGCAAAGAGGTCGGTGCCGACTGTACGCTGCAGGTGGTGCCGTACTACAACAAGCCGACCCAGGAAGGCATTTACCGCCACTTCCGCGCCATCGCCGAAAGCGTGGATATTCCCATGGTCCTGTACAACGTGCCGGGGCGTACGGTGGCCGATATGCTGCCGGAGACGGCGCTGCGGCTTGCCGAAGTGCCCAACATCGTGGGCATCAAGGAAGCAAGCGGCCATATCGACCGTTCCGCGCAAATCCTGCGTCGCGCACCCAAGGGTTTCGCCGTGTACTCGGGCGACGATCCAAGCGCCGTGGCCACCATGCTGCTGGGCGGTCACGGCAACGTGAGCGTGACGGCCAATGTCGTCCCGCGCCTGATGCATGATCTGTGTGTCGCAGCCATTGCGGGGCGCGCGCAGGATGCGGCGCAGTTGCATTTCAAGCTCATGGACCTGAACCGTCTGCTTTTCGTCGAACCCAATCCCATCCCGGTGAAATGGGCCCTCGCCGCCATGGGCAAAATGGGCGGCGCGATCCGCCTGCCGCTCACACCTCTGTCCAGCCATCACGACGAGTTGCGGGCTGCCCTGGCCGACCTCGGCATTCCCGTCCTTCACTAA
- the purN gene encoding phosphoribosylglycinamide formyltransferase, translated as MQPARLPSIVILISGRGSNMEAIVRACAAEQWPARVAAVISNRPDAPGLRFAQQQGIATAVVDHRLATSREAFEAELAACIDAFEPSAVALAGFMRVLTPGFVRHYAGRLINIHPSLLPAFPGLGTHRRALDSGVKWHGATVHLVTPDVDHGPIVAQAPVPVHDDDTEAMLTARVLEEEHRIYPAAVRALVERRLQVQGLRVRVLAASPVQAGEVVR; from the coding sequence ATGCAACCAGCGCGCCTTCCCTCGATCGTCATTCTCATCTCCGGGCGGGGCTCCAACATGGAAGCCATCGTGCGCGCTTGCGCGGCCGAACAGTGGCCCGCGCGCGTGGCGGCGGTCATCAGCAACCGGCCCGACGCGCCTGGCTTGAGGTTTGCGCAGCAGCAGGGCATTGCCACCGCGGTGGTTGATCATCGCCTCGCCACAAGCCGTGAAGCGTTTGAGGCCGAGCTTGCCGCGTGCATCGATGCCTTTGAGCCATCGGCCGTCGCGCTGGCCGGTTTCATGCGTGTGCTCACACCGGGTTTCGTGCGGCACTATGCGGGCCGGCTGATCAACATTCATCCCTCGCTACTACCTGCCTTTCCGGGGTTGGGCACGCACCGCCGCGCACTCGACAGCGGCGTGAAATGGCACGGTGCAACCGTGCATCTGGTCACGCCCGACGTTGATCACGGCCCCATCGTCGCGCAAGCCCCCGTGCCTGTGCATGACGACGACACCGAGGCCATGCTCACGGCACGCGTGCTTGAGGAGGAGCATCGGATCTATCCCGCTGCGGTGCGCGCGCTTGTGGAGCGGCGACTGCAGGTGCAGGGGCTGCGCGTGCGCGTGCTTGCCGCCTCGCCCGTTCAGGCCGGTGAGGTGGTCCGATGA
- a CDS encoding RsmB/NOP family class I SAM-dependent RNA methyltransferase yields the protein MKPRALVTSARELLRQVLRFELPADVVVSRYFRAHPELGQHDRHVIAESIYQIVRHLRLYRHWAEAAGGALDLHLLALGWQADAATLALAFPAELVAWRDKTLRQDVSALAPALRYSLPDWMALALQARGDLPGVEFDHLARSLLQPAPLDLRVNLLKTTREAALAELRQLGIDAAPMRYSPWGLRVQGKPALNRSALFLDGAIEVQDEGSQLLALLLAPRRGEMVADFCAGAGGKTLALGAMMRNTGRLYAFDVAEHRLHKLRPRLARSGLSNVYPVVISHERDDRVQRLAGKLDRVLVDAPCTGTGTLRRNPDLKWRLQEADVLKLAAQQTSILNAAATLLKPGGRLVYATCSLLPAENRQIVEQFLQERPDFALQGAAEALAHQQVNLDGGTGNPMLELFPHRHGTDGFFAAVMQRGAARRT from the coding sequence ATGAAGCCGCGCGCCTTGGTCACCAGCGCACGCGAGCTGCTGCGCCAGGTGCTTCGCTTCGAGTTGCCAGCCGATGTCGTCGTCTCGCGTTATTTCCGCGCGCATCCCGAGCTCGGCCAGCATGACCGCCACGTGATTGCCGAGAGCATCTACCAGATCGTGCGCCATCTGCGCCTGTATCGGCACTGGGCCGAGGCGGCCGGCGGTGCCCTTGACCTGCACCTGCTGGCATTGGGATGGCAGGCGGATGCGGCCACTCTTGCCTTGGCGTTTCCCGCTGAGCTCGTGGCCTGGCGCGACAAGACGCTGCGTCAGGATGTGTCCGCGCTGGCGCCGGCCCTGCGCTACAGCCTGCCCGACTGGATGGCGCTGGCGTTGCAGGCTCGTGGCGATTTGCCGGGTGTCGAATTCGACCACCTGGCCCGCAGCCTTCTGCAGCCCGCGCCTCTGGATCTGCGCGTGAACCTGCTGAAGACCACGCGGGAAGCGGCACTTGCCGAATTGCGGCAGCTTGGCATCGATGCAGCCCCCATGCGCTATTCCCCTTGGGGGCTGCGCGTGCAGGGCAAGCCTGCGCTGAATCGCTCGGCGCTGTTTCTGGATGGCGCGATCGAGGTGCAAGACGAGGGCAGTCAGCTGTTGGCGCTTCTGCTTGCGCCCCGGCGTGGCGAGATGGTGGCGGATTTTTGTGCTGGCGCCGGAGGCAAGACCCTGGCGCTCGGGGCCATGATGCGCAACACAGGGCGCCTGTATGCGTTTGACGTGGCCGAACACCGGCTGCACAAACTGCGGCCTCGACTGGCACGTAGTGGCTTGTCAAACGTCTACCCGGTGGTCATCAGCCACGAGCGCGACGATCGGGTGCAGCGATTGGCCGGCAAACTCGACCGCGTGCTCGTTGACGCTCCTTGCACCGGCACCGGCACCCTGCGCCGCAACCCGGACCTGAAATGGAGACTGCAGGAGGCCGATGTGCTGAAGCTTGCCGCGCAACAGACGTCAATTCTGAACGCCGCGGCAACGCTGCTCAAACCCGGTGGCCGCCTGGTGTACGCCACCTGCAGCTTGCTGCCTGCCGAGAACCGGCAGATTGTCGAGCAGTTTTTGCAGGAACGACCGGATTTCGCATTGCAGGGGGCTGCCGAGGCGCTGGCTCACCAGCAGGTGAATCTGGATGGCGGCACCGGCAATCCGATGCTGGAACTCTTTCCCCATCGGCATGGCACTGACGGTTTTTTTGCCGCAGTGATGCAGCGCGGCGCCGCCCGACGCACCTGA
- a CDS encoding fatty acid desaturase, protein MLNGFLNWAAHGVAHASVWHIVVYTLVLTHVTIVAVTVFLHRSQAHRSLDLHPAVMHFFRFWLWLTTGMVTKEWVAIHRKHHAKCETVDDPHSPVTKGISTVLLRGSELYRAESKNQETLAKFGHGTPDDWLERKVYSRFMWQGVGLMLITDVLLFGAIGATVWAIQMLWIPIWAAGVINGLGHWWGYRNYASRDTSHNVFPWGLIIGGEELHNNHHTYPTSAKLSLKWWEFDIGWAYIRVLSWLGLAKPRKLPPKARIGAVRPQVDVALLQTVIANRYDLMARYAREMRRALRAELNRLSLAAPQGGAASPSQVLRAARHLITRERETLDAQSLAVVDAAAQNSPVIGKLLQMREDLKAVWEHSSASAEQLRQHLQDWCQRAEHSGIGALQNMSLRLRSYQV, encoded by the coding sequence ATGTTGAATGGTTTCCTGAATTGGGCTGCCCATGGCGTGGCCCACGCTTCGGTTTGGCACATTGTGGTATACACGTTGGTGCTGACCCATGTCACCATCGTGGCAGTCACGGTGTTCTTGCATCGCTCGCAAGCGCACCGATCACTGGACCTGCACCCGGCCGTGATGCATTTTTTCCGGTTTTGGCTGTGGCTGACCACTGGCATGGTCACCAAGGAATGGGTTGCGATCCACCGCAAGCACCACGCCAAGTGTGAAACCGTGGACGACCCCCACAGTCCGGTGACCAAAGGGATTTCCACAGTGCTGTTGCGTGGCTCGGAGTTGTACCGCGCCGAGTCGAAAAACCAGGAAACACTGGCCAAATTTGGCCACGGTACGCCCGACGACTGGCTGGAGCGCAAGGTGTATTCGCGTTTCATGTGGCAGGGCGTGGGGCTGATGCTCATCACCGACGTGTTGCTGTTCGGTGCCATCGGCGCCACGGTCTGGGCCATCCAGATGCTGTGGATTCCCATCTGGGCCGCGGGGGTGATCAACGGCCTGGGGCACTGGTGGGGTTACCGCAACTACGCCAGCCGCGATACGAGCCACAACGTTTTTCCCTGGGGCCTGATCATCGGTGGGGAAGAGTTGCACAACAACCACCACACCTACCCCACCTCGGCCAAGCTTTCGCTGAAGTGGTGGGAGTTCGACATCGGCTGGGCCTATATCCGCGTGCTGTCCTGGCTCGGCCTGGCCAAACCGCGCAAGCTGCCACCCAAGGCCCGGATTGGGGCGGTGCGCCCACAGGTTGACGTGGCTTTGTTGCAGACCGTGATTGCCAACCGCTACGACCTGATGGCGCGTTATGCGCGCGAGATGCGCCGCGCGCTGCGTGCGGAGTTGAATCGACTCAGCCTCGCGGCGCCGCAGGGTGGGGCGGCGAGCCCGAGCCAGGTTCTTCGCGCGGCGCGTCACCTCATCACCCGCGAGCGTGAGACACTGGATGCGCAGTCGCTCGCCGTCGTGGACGCCGCCGCCCAGAACAGCCCGGTGATAGGCAAGTTGCTGCAAATGCGAGAGGATCTCAAGGCCGTCTGGGAGCACTCGTCCGCTTCGGCCGAGCAGCTGCGCCAGCATCTGCAGGACTGGTGCCAGCGCGCCGAGCACAGCGGCATCGGGGCACTGCAGAACATGTCGTTGCGCCTGCGCAGCTACCAGGTCTGA
- a CDS encoding DNA topoisomerase IV subunit B, whose translation MYTSTVNPLHVIQEVIDNSADEALAGHARRIAVTLHADGSVSVQDDGRGIPIGVHPDEGVPVVELVFTQLHAGGKFDKLDAGAAYRFSGGLHGVGVSVTNALAARLEVEVHRDGQAASLAFKGGAPVQALQTRALGRGEWKLGTRVRAWPDAKYFDSVQLPHAELVHLLRSKAVLLPGLEVTLVVEKTGETHSWRYDQGLRGYLGEALGDTVVLVEFEGEGQAGSQSEGFAVGEGAAWCVAFSAEGSVLRESYVNLIPTPAGGTHEAGLREGMFQAVKGFIELHSLLPKGVKLLPEDVFSRASFVLSAKVLDPQFQGQMKERLNSRDAVRLVAGFVRPALELWMSQHVEQGKALAELVIAQAQSRQRAAQKVEKRKGSGMAVLPGKLTDCESRDTARNELFLVEGDSAGGSAKMGRDKEYQAVLPLRGKVLNSWEVDRDRLFANQEIHDMAVAIGLDPHGLADAVDFGQLRYGKICILSDADVDGSHIQVLLLTLFFRHFPQLVARGHVYVARPPLFRVDAPARGKKPAAKLYALDDGELQAILDRLRKDGVKEAGWSVSRFKGLGEMSAEQLWETTLNPDTRRLLPVQLGRAGEAATTALFVQLMGKGEAQARRELMEAFGDRVEVDV comes from the coding sequence ATGTACACGTCCACGGTCAATCCGCTGCATGTCATCCAGGAGGTCATCGACAACAGCGCCGACGAGGCGCTTGCCGGACATGCGCGTCGCATCGCCGTGACGCTGCACGCCGACGGCAGCGTGAGCGTGCAGGACGATGGGCGCGGCATCCCTATCGGCGTGCATCCGGACGAGGGGGTGCCTGTCGTGGAACTCGTGTTCACCCAGCTGCATGCCGGCGGCAAATTCGACAAGCTCGACGCCGGCGCCGCCTACCGCTTCTCCGGTGGCCTGCATGGAGTCGGGGTGAGCGTGACGAATGCGCTGGCCGCACGCCTGGAGGTGGAGGTGCACCGCGATGGCCAGGCTGCGAGCCTGGCGTTCAAGGGTGGGGCGCCTGTGCAGGCCCTGCAGACCCGGGCGCTGGGGCGTGGTGAATGGAAGCTTGGCACCCGGGTGCGAGCTTGGCCCGACGCGAAATACTTCGACAGCGTTCAACTGCCCCATGCGGAGTTGGTGCATCTGTTGCGCAGCAAGGCCGTGCTGTTGCCGGGGCTGGAGGTGACGCTTGTCGTGGAAAAAACGGGCGAGACCCACTCCTGGCGCTATGACCAGGGGTTGCGTGGTTATCTGGGTGAGGCTTTGGGCGATACGGTGGTGCTGGTCGAATTCGAGGGCGAAGGCCAAGCCGGCAGCCAAAGCGAGGGGTTTGCGGTGGGTGAGGGCGCGGCGTGGTGCGTGGCCTTCAGCGCCGAGGGCAGCGTGCTGCGGGAATCCTATGTCAACCTGATCCCGACACCTGCCGGCGGCACGCACGAAGCGGGCCTGCGCGAGGGCATGTTCCAAGCGGTCAAGGGCTTCATCGAATTGCACAGCTTGTTGCCCAAGGGCGTGAAACTGCTGCCGGAGGACGTCTTCTCGCGAGCGTCCTTCGTGCTGTCGGCCAAGGTGCTCGACCCGCAGTTCCAGGGCCAGATGAAGGAACGCCTCAACAGTCGCGACGCGGTGCGCCTCGTCGCCGGCTTTGTGCGCCCGGCCCTGGAGCTGTGGATGAGCCAGCACGTCGAGCAGGGCAAGGCCCTGGCTGAGCTCGTCATTGCCCAAGCACAAAGCCGCCAGCGCGCGGCCCAAAAGGTTGAAAAGCGCAAGGGCTCCGGCATGGCCGTGCTTCCAGGCAAGCTCACGGACTGCGAAAGCCGCGACACCGCGCGTAACGAGCTGTTCCTCGTGGAGGGTGACTCCGCCGGTGGCTCGGCCAAGATGGGGCGCGACAAGGAGTACCAGGCCGTGCTGCCGTTGCGGGGCAAGGTGCTCAATTCGTGGGAGGTCGATCGCGACCGCCTGTTCGCCAACCAGGAAATCCATGACATGGCGGTGGCCATCGGGCTGGACCCGCATGGCTTGGCCGACGCCGTGGACTTTGGCCAGCTCCGCTACGGCAAGATCTGCATCCTGAGCGATGCGGACGTGGATGGCTCGCACATCCAGGTTCTGCTGCTGACTCTTTTTTTCCGCCATTTTCCGCAGCTTGTCGCACGTGGCCATGTGTATGTGGCTCGCCCGCCTCTTTTCCGTGTGGATGCGCCGGCCCGCGGGAAAAAGCCGGCTGCAAAGCTTTACGCGCTGGACGACGGCGAACTGCAGGCGATCCTCGACCGCTTGCGCAAGGATGGGGTGAAAGAGGCCGGCTGGAGCGTGTCCCGCTTCAAGGGCTTGGGCGAGATGAGTGCCGAGCAGTTGTGGGAGACCACACTCAACCCGGACACTCGCCGCCTGCTGCCCGTGCAACTGGGGCGCGCAGGCGAAGCGGCAACCACCGCGCTGTTCGTGCAGCTCATGGGCAAGGGCGAAGCCCAGGCCCGGCGCGAACTGATGGAGGCGTTTGGCGACCGCGTCGAGGTGGACGTTTGA
- a CDS encoding bifunctional 2-polyprenyl-6-hydroxyphenol methylase/3-demethylubiquinol 3-O-methyltransferase UbiG: MTPPVHDPSEELPQPSAWVMRFAPLLAPGASVLDLACGSGRHVRALAARGHAMHAVDRDAQALEPLRGIAKVLVTDLETGPWPFGTQTFGGVVVTNYLWRPLLPHIVRAVATAGVLIYETFALGNETVGKPRNPDFLLRPGELLDAARPALRVVAYEDGFLRTPKPAYVQRICAVRERMPAQAPVAIAESPPAKYNL; the protein is encoded by the coding sequence ATGACCCCGCCTGTTCACGACCCTTCCGAAGAACTGCCGCAGCCCTCAGCCTGGGTCATGCGATTCGCCCCGCTGTTGGCACCCGGCGCATCGGTTCTTGACCTGGCATGCGGCAGCGGCCGCCATGTACGCGCGCTCGCTGCGCGCGGCCATGCAATGCATGCGGTGGATCGTGACGCCCAGGCGCTGGAGCCGCTGCGCGGCATCGCGAAGGTTCTTGTGACGGACCTGGAAACGGGGCCGTGGCCCTTTGGCACACAGACCTTTGGCGGCGTGGTTGTCACCAACTATCTGTGGCGACCCCTGCTGCCGCACATCGTGCGTGCCGTGGCAACCGCAGGCGTGCTGATCTACGAGACCTTCGCCCTTGGCAACGAGACGGTCGGCAAACCGCGCAACCCCGATTTCTTGCTGCGCCCGGGGGAATTGCTGGATGCCGCGCGTCCTGCGCTTCGCGTGGTTGCCTATGAAGATGGCTTCCTGCGGACGCCCAAGCCCGCCTACGTGCAGCGGATCTGCGCGGTGCGCGAGCGCATGCCGGCACAGGCGCCCGTCGCAATCGCCGAAAGCCCCCCTGCCAAGTACAATCTGTGA
- the bamC gene encoding outer membrane protein assembly factor BamC: MRRIPAPARPLPRLSALALALATLGAMGGCSSLDSVVQGKSVDYESAKAGPSLDIPPDLTQLAREQRYAMPEGTKSGPVSALEYQTVNAQAAQQAASNAVLPQYPGMRIEQAGGQRWLVVDAAPDKLWDTVKAFWQQNGFYLTKADAATGEMETDWAENRAKLPQDIIRKYLGKVFDSLYDTGERDRFRTVFERTPDGKGTEVFITHQTMVEVYTNQDKTQTTWQPGTPDPTLDTVFLRKLMVRLGMNEEQAKAAVADVTTPKTALRATLIDDGRAIQVVDGFDEAWRRVGLAINTAGFTVTDRNRATGTYDIRYVNPVEAMKAEENKGGFLSKLFGGSKTEVKPEDFRIVVQPVGSVSRVTVQPVKAGADSAQSAQSILKVLEQQLK, from the coding sequence ATGCGCCGCATCCCTGCACCTGCACGTCCCCTTCCTCGCCTTTCAGCCTTGGCCCTGGCTCTGGCCACCCTCGGCGCCATGGGTGGCTGCTCCTCACTCGACAGCGTGGTGCAGGGCAAGAGCGTCGACTATGAAAGCGCCAAGGCCGGCCCCTCGCTCGACATCCCGCCTGACCTCACTCAGCTCGCCCGCGAGCAACGCTACGCCATGCCCGAAGGCACGAAGAGCGGCCCGGTGAGTGCGCTTGAATACCAGACTGTGAACGCCCAGGCCGCCCAGCAGGCGGCAAGCAACGCGGTGCTGCCGCAATACCCCGGCATGCGCATTGAACAGGCAGGCGGCCAGCGCTGGCTGGTCGTGGACGCAGCGCCTGACAAGCTGTGGGACACCGTGAAGGCGTTCTGGCAACAAAACGGGTTCTATCTCACAAAGGCCGATGCGGCGACCGGCGAGATGGAAACCGACTGGGCGGAGAATCGCGCCAAGCTGCCGCAGGACATCATTCGCAAATACCTCGGCAAGGTCTTCGACAGCCTTTACGACACCGGTGAGCGCGACCGCTTCCGCACCGTGTTCGAACGCACACCGGACGGCAAGGGCACGGAAGTCTTCATCACGCACCAGACCATGGTGGAGGTGTACACGAACCAGGACAAGACGCAGACCACCTGGCAGCCCGGCACCCCCGACCCCACGCTGGACACTGTGTTCCTGCGCAAGCTGATGGTGCGCCTGGGCATGAACGAGGAGCAGGCCAAGGCGGCCGTGGCTGATGTCACGACGCCCAAGACCGCCCTGCGCGCGACTCTCATCGATGACGGCCGCGCCATTCAGGTGGTCGACGGGTTCGACGAGGCGTGGCGCCGCGTTGGCCTGGCCATCAACACTGCAGGGTTCACCGTGACTGACCGCAACCGGGCGACCGGCACCTACGACATCCGTTACGTCAACCCGGTGGAGGCGATGAAGGCCGAGGAAAACAAAGGCGGCTTCCTGAGCAAGCTCTTCGGCGGCAGCAAGACCGAGGTCAAGCCCGAGGATTTCCGCATTGTGGTCCAACCCGTGGGCAGCGTCTCGCGCGTCACGGTGCAACCGGTCAAAGCCGGGGCTGACAGCGCCCAATCGGCACAAAGCATCCTCAAGGTCCTGGAGCAGCAATTGAAGTGA
- the parC gene encoding DNA topoisomerase IV subunit A, with protein sequence MTSIPGPSDPTPDLFAVSSAQEPPSPDLSDSDSLSLADYARQAYLDYAISVVKGRALPDVCDGLKPVQRRILYAMDRMGLASGAKPVKSARVVGDVLGKYHPHGDQAAYDALVRLAQDFAQRYPLIDGQGNFGSRDGDGAAAMRYTEARLTPVARLLLDEVDMGTVDFAPNYDGSTTEPRLLPARLPFVLLNGASGIAVGMATEIPAHNLREVAAACVAVLRKPTVSIDEILALTPGPDFATAGQIISGPDDIRDAYVSGRGSLKVRARWTVEDLARGQWQLVVTELPPATSAQRVLQELEEITDPKPKAGKKTISAEQQQLKQTVLAVLDGVRDEAGRDAAVRLVFEPKSSRVPVEELVSVLLSTTSLEQSVPLNLVMVGADGKPRQKGLLDILREWTAFRQATVRRRSSHRLQQVDDRLHILEGRRIVLLNIDEVIRIIRESDEPKSALMQHFGLTDRQAEDILEIRLRQLARLEAIKIEQEIDKLTGEQGELQKLLSDDKALTRRVIKEIEADAKQFGDDRRTLIQAQSRATLEVRVADEPVTVIVSEKGWLRTQKGHGLGVANLSFKPGDALRATFETRSTGQLWVLGSDGRAYSIAIAQLPGGRGDGQPVTSFIDLAPGASPAHYWAGPAGMPLLFASSASYGFVARAENLSSRQRAGKTFVPIEGGESLLPPQPLQRVAGEQGEVQAADRVAVLSSGGRLLIFGVDELRELPRGGRGVLLMALDPKETVRATCALAPGETLEVAGSGRGGVAKVQTLTPRTQNDYVAKRARKGKAVGTAGFKPVALRAI encoded by the coding sequence ATGACTTCGATTCCCGGACCATCCGACCCGACTCCCGATCTGTTCGCCGTCTCATCCGCACAGGAGCCGCCCTCACCGGATCTCTCTGACAGCGACAGCCTGTCGCTGGCGGACTACGCGCGGCAGGCTTATCTCGACTACGCCATCTCCGTGGTCAAGGGCCGCGCGCTGCCGGATGTCTGCGACGGGCTCAAGCCCGTGCAGCGACGCATCCTGTACGCGATGGACCGCATGGGCCTTGCTTCGGGCGCCAAGCCGGTGAAGTCTGCCCGCGTGGTGGGCGACGTGCTGGGCAAATACCATCCGCATGGCGACCAGGCTGCCTATGACGCGCTGGTGCGCCTGGCACAGGACTTCGCCCAACGCTATCCGCTGATTGACGGCCAGGGAAACTTTGGCAGCCGCGACGGTGACGGGGCCGCAGCCATGCGCTACACCGAAGCGCGGCTCACACCCGTCGCCCGCCTCCTGCTGGATGAGGTGGATATGGGCACGGTGGACTTCGCGCCGAACTACGACGGCTCCACCACCGAGCCACGGCTGTTGCCGGCGCGGCTCCCCTTTGTGCTGCTCAATGGCGCATCGGGCATCGCGGTGGGCATGGCCACGGAGATTCCGGCGCATAACCTGCGCGAGGTGGCGGCAGCTTGCGTGGCCGTGCTGCGCAAGCCGACAGTCTCGATCGACGAGATCCTGGCGCTGACGCCGGGGCCGGACTTTGCCACCGCAGGCCAGATCATCAGTGGCCCGGACGATATCCGGGACGCCTATGTCAGCGGACGCGGCAGCCTGAAGGTGCGCGCGCGCTGGACCGTGGAAGATCTCGCTCGTGGTCAGTGGCAGCTCGTTGTCACGGAGTTGCCACCTGCGACCAGCGCGCAGCGCGTGCTGCAGGAACTCGAGGAGATCACCGACCCCAAGCCGAAGGCCGGCAAGAAGACCATCAGCGCCGAGCAGCAACAGCTCAAGCAAACGGTGCTTGCCGTTCTGGACGGCGTGCGTGATGAAGCCGGGCGCGATGCTGCCGTGCGCCTCGTGTTCGAACCCAAGAGTTCGCGCGTGCCCGTGGAAGAGCTGGTGTCCGTGCTGCTGTCCACCACCAGCCTTGAACAGAGCGTGCCGCTCAACCTGGTGATGGTCGGGGCCGATGGCAAGCCGAGACAGAAGGGACTGCTCGACATCCTGCGCGAATGGACGGCATTCCGGCAAGCTACCGTGCGGCGCCGCAGCAGCCACCGGTTGCAGCAGGTTGACGATCGCCTGCACATTCTGGAAGGGCGGCGCATCGTCCTGCTGAACATCGACGAAGTCATTCGCATCATCCGGGAATCCGACGAGCCCAAGTCTGCGCTGATGCAGCATTTCGGGCTCACCGACCGCCAGGCCGAAGACATCCTGGAAATCCGGCTGCGTCAGCTCGCGCGGCTTGAAGCGATCAAGATCGAGCAGGAGATCGACAAGCTCACCGGCGAGCAGGGCGAGCTGCAAAAGTTGCTTTCGGATGACAAGGCCCTGACGCGTCGGGTAATCAAGGAAATTGAGGCGGACGCCAAGCAGTTCGGTGATGACCGCCGCACATTGATCCAGGCCCAAAGCCGCGCCACTCTGGAGGTGCGCGTGGCGGACGAACCCGTGACGGTCATCGTGTCCGAAAAGGGTTGGCTGCGCACGCAAAAGGGCCACGGTCTTGGAGTTGCAAACCTCAGTTTCAAGCCGGGTGATGCGCTACGCGCCACGTTCGAGACCCGCTCCACGGGCCAGCTGTGGGTCCTGGGCAGCGATGGCCGCGCCTACAGCATTGCCATCGCGCAGCTGCCAGGCGGGCGCGGTGACGGACAGCCGGTGACGAGCTTCATCGACCTGGCTCCTGGCGCCAGCCCAGCTCACTACTGGGCTGGCCCGGCCGGCATGCCCTTGCTGTTTGCGTCGAGCGCCAGTTACGGATTTGTCGCCCGTGCGGAAAATCTGTCGAGCCGCCAACGGGCCGGCAAGACCTTCGTTCCGATCGAAGGTGGGGAGTCCCTCCTGCCGCCGCAGCCGCTGCAGCGCGTGGCGGGTGAGCAAGGTGAGGTGCAAGCGGCCGACCGCGTTGCCGTGCTGTCGAGCGGGGGGCGATTGCTGATCTTTGGCGTCGACGAATTGCGCGAACTGCCGCGCGGCGGGCGCGGCGTGCTGCTGATGGCCCTGGATCCCAAGGAAACGGTGCGAGCCACCTGCGCTTTGGCCCCTGGCGAGACGCTGGAGGTTGCAGGAAGCGGGCGCGGGGGTGTTGCCAA